The following DNA comes from Thunnus thynnus chromosome 3, fThuThy2.1, whole genome shotgun sequence.
gtttaatgttttcatcTTACACTCATTGATTCCTGCAAAGTGTTTGTGTAAGAAGTAGATCACCATTCCTGAAAGCAAATAACTGGTAATACTGATTAGGGACTTTTCAAAAAAGATTACCTGATAAATTTGACAAAGGAAAGTTGACATAAAATATAGTaagagaaatgtaaaatacCCTCTCCTGCCCTGCtatcccccccaaaaaactcaGACTACCCTCCCTtcgattaaaataaaaagacatgatTTCTGACCACCGCCCCCTACTAAcaattttcatacagtcccttAGCGAGCAACTCTTAAAAATGGAATTAAAATCTATTAGGatttaagaaatgttttgttgactAACGAACTGTTGAAAGAAGAATCAATCTCATTCTCTGCCTTGAGAAATTATGACTCTGATCACTTTTTCTGTGTCCACAGAGACGTGATGGCAGTGTGGACTTCCACAAGGACTGGACCCAGTACAAGGAGGGCTTTGGTTATCTCTCCCCAGATGACACCACAGAGTTCTGGCTCGGCAATGAGAAAATGCATCTGCTGACCGCTGGTTCGACCATCCCGACTGTGCTGAGGATAGAGCTTGTTGACTGGGAAGGCAACAAAAGGTACAAACTTGCAGACACGATAACAGATTATGTAAGCGCTGAGCAAAGGGACTCACTGACAAGGCAAACATGGCCCTGATGATGAGGTTAcctttgaagaagaaaaagatgactCAGCAAAACTAACTCTAAATCCTCCTCTGTGGCCCCCTCTCTCCAGATATGCTGACTACACCATGTTCAGAGTCGGGCCAGAGGCCGACCAGTACCGTCTGACCTACGGCTACTACTTTGGCGGTGATGCTGGAGATGCTTTTGATGGTTTTGACTTTGGAGACGACCCCAGTGACAAGTTCTACACATCTCACAATGGCATGCAGTTCAGTACCCATGACAAGGACAACGACAAGTATGACGGCAACTGTGCAAGGCAGGATGGCTCCGGCTGGTGGATGAACAGATGTCATGCTGCCCACTTGAATGGCAAATACTACCAGGGTAAGACTTGACTAAAACTGGGGTTAAGCCCTTTaactaatgtttatttgtatgatTGGTGCAAAATTAGCTCAGTTTAAAGTACCAAAATCATTGTCTTTATTAACTTATTACCATCAACCCACAAACctaaagaaaaaagtgttattcatgcatgtacacattagtaaatattttctgtttttgcttcatCCAGGTGGAAGGTACACAGAGAAGGACGCTGGTGAATATGGCTTCGACAACGGCATCATTTGGGTCACATGGCACAACCGCTGGTACTCCTTGAAAGAAACCACAATGAAGCTCATTCCCCTGAGCCGCATCACAGCCGGTGGACAGCAGACTGGGGTGAAACAGTTTGGTGGACTTGGAGATGCTTAAAGAGTAACATGCTTGTGGTCTGTTTAGACTGCTGATGTCTGACTTCATGGTGTGTCTTGGTGTGATGTGAGCACGCTTTGCTAatccttttcttcttcagtgttgttttgaccactaaagaaatattttttctttgccAAATATGGTTTGTCAAACTTAATTGGCCGGTATTATTTTGCACCCAAAGGATACTAGCAACATGCTCTGGTACTTCCTCTAATGCGATATGGccagaatttatttttattttttttgtaatgtgcAGATGAAACAAAAGCACTTGgtacaaagaaaaatatcaagaAAGTAAATATGTGTATGAAAAAACTAGCGCTGAAATATTTTGTCACTGACACTGAGTGtccagaaataaagaaaaacctgtCTGTCCTTCAATAAATACTATGAAGTTCACTTTTAGTCGCCATTTCTACtgtggttgtttgtgtgttgactcAATTACATAATATTGCGGTGGTGGTGTATACTGGATTGCATCATACTGAAAGGTTTTTCTACTATTTTGTCCACCTTATTtgaatatatgtaatatatttaaCATCTCAGTGACTCAATGTCAGCACTCATCAAAAATCATTAGTTCCAGTTTCACAAAGGTAGCATTTATTACAAAACAGTTATATTGGAATACATTGCAATCCATACAGGGTGTCTAGTTTGACTTATCACGTAACGTAATTTCTAGGACAGAACGTTATATTCTTATGGAGACACCCACAAATGTTTGCCTTTCTATAGATGTGAGGACACTCATTGACGCAATGCATTCCCTAGCCCCTTATCGTAACCTGAACCATCATAACTAAATGCCTAACCCTTACCCCTAACCCTAGCCTAAACCAaattctaaccttaaccttaaaagTAAGTGTGAACCCTCAAACAGGTCTTTGAAGTTGTGAGGGATGGTGAAAATGTCCTCACAAGGCAGGAATGTCCTAACTACAGTGGTTTTGAACTAAAATTTGTCCACACAAAGATAGAGAGAcagggtcacacacacacacacacacacacacacacacacacacacacacacacacacacacacacgtatttactttatattaaaatgaacagctTCTAGATTAATCTGTGATTTGGCTACACAGTGGAcctttt
Coding sequences within:
- the fgg gene encoding fibrinogen gamma chain; amino-acid sequence: MASSLLATAGGLLLLFSFSSAQLRGDSIAVCNPNDGFGKYCPTTCGVADYMQRYIPGVSRDLDKMQKDLETIANLTQGTEETVTYMKDSTTSAQKSTQQDPYFKRSSGMLEDVLRFEKTIITQEQQIFELQNLISSNERRMADLKQLSIQLQQRCSEPCKDSVEIQPTKGADCQDIANKGATVSGLYYVKPAKATEEFLVYCEIDNFGRGFTVIQRRRDGSVDFHKDWTQYKEGFGYLSPDDTTEFWLGNEKMHLLTAGSTIPTVLRIELVDWEGNKRYADYTMFRVGPEADQYRLTYGYYFGGDAGDAFDGFDFGDDPSDKFYTSHNGMQFSTHDKDNDKYDGNCARQDGSGWWMNRCHAAHLNGKYYQGGRYTEKDAGEYGFDNGIIWVTWHNRWYSLKETTMKLIPLSRITAGGQQTGVKQFGGLGDA